Genomic window (Capricornis sumatraensis isolate serow.1 chromosome 1, serow.2, whole genome shotgun sequence):
aagactctgatgctgggagggattgggggcaggaggagaaggggacgaccaaggatgagatggctggatggcatcactgactcgatcgacatgagtctgagtgaactctgggagatggtgatggacaggaaggcctagtgtgctgcggttcatggggtctcaaagagtcggacgcgactgagctactgaactgaactgaactgatgatcctgttaccattttcttaattgttttgggtttatcttccttctcttatgtttcctgcgtAGAGAagttcttttagcatttgttgtaaagctggtttggtggtgctgaatttctcttaacttttgtttgtctgcaaagcttttgttttctccatcaaatctgaatgagagtcttgcttAGTAGAGTGTTCTTGGTTGCAGTTTCTtgcctttcatcactttaaatatatcatgccattcccttctgggttgtagagtttctgttgaaaaatcagctgatggCCTGAtgagagttcccttgtatgttatttgtcattttcacttgttgctttcaatattttatctttaatatttgtCAATTTGATTACTGTGTGGTTTGGTGTGtacctccttgggtttatcctgcttgggactctctgtacttcctggacttggttgactatttcctttcctggGTTCATGAAGTTTTCAGCtactatctcttcaaatattgtctcagatcctttctctctctcttctcctgctgctgctgctgctgctgctaagtcgcttcagtcgtggccgactctgtgcgacctcatagacagcatcccaccaggctcccccgtccctgggattctccaggcaagaacactggagtgggttgccatttctttctctaatgcatgaaagtgaaaagtgaaagcaaagtcgctcagtcatgtctgactcttagcaacccctaTATaggggacccctataatgtgaatgttggtgcatttaatgttgtcccagaggtctcttgatggtcttcattacttttttttccattgttttttctATCTTCcattctgtggcagtgatttccaccattctttcCTCCaagtcatttatccattcttctgcctcagttattctgctgttgattccatCTAGTGtattattttatctctgtctgtttgttctttagttcttctaggtctttggtaaacgtttcttgcatcttctccattgttttcccaggatcctggatcatcttcactattattattctgaattctttttctggaaggttgcctatctccacttcatttagttatttttctggggttttatcttttcCCTTCATCTGTAATatgactttctgctttttcatcctcaTTAACTTTGtgtaatgtggtttttgttttagcctCCGTGGGACCAtggtttttcttgcttcttctgtctgccctctgataaaGGAGGCTGAGGCTTGTGTAAGTTTTCTGAAGGGAGGGACCAGAAGTAGGAAAAACTGGTTCTTGCTCTGGTGGACAGGGCCTtcctcagtaaagctttaatacAGTTATCTGCTGATGAGTGGGATTGCGCTCCCTCCCTAGTAGTTTGGTCTGAGGCGACCCACCCTAGGATCTACtggctctatggtagggttaaaGGTAAACTCCAAGGGGATTTATGCCAACGGGGACCTTCCAGGATTGCTGCTGCCAGGGTCTCTGTCCCTGTGATGAGCCTGTGCTGGCCCATGCCTCTACAGGAGACCCTCTAACACTGGCAGATAGTTTTAGATCAGTCTCCTGTGGAGTCACTGTTCCTTTTCTCtgtgcaagattttgtttgtgccctccaagactggagtctctgtttctcccagtcctgTAGAGGTCTTATggtcaaatcccactggccttcaaggccagattccctggagattctcagtccctttgtcagatccccaaGCTGGGAAGCCTGATGCGGAGTTCAGAACATTCACAACAATGGGAGAACTTGTTTGGATTATTACTATTCTcctgtttgtgggtcacccatctggcgggtatgggatttgattttatcattattgagcccctcctactgtcttgctgcagcttcttctttgtctttggacctGTGGTATCTTTTTAtggtgggttccagtgtcctcctgtCAATGGCTGTTCAGCAgatagttgcaattttggtgctcttgcaggaggagaGGAGCACATATCTTTATACTCTGCCACCTTGAATTGGAAGCGGAAATAAAGATTTAGAATAAAGAACAGCTTTGTTCTTTCAAATGAAATTCTTTCATTTCTGGGAAAACTAGATTGAACCAGTTATCTTAGTTATAGATATTTTTTTGTCAAGTACAGGAAGAGtaccaatatatattttttggaaacAGGAAGAATAAACAGCCTTATGACTTATCTTAGAACACCAAATTAACAGATTCCCCCCACTCCCTCACACCTTCCACCTAATCTATCTTTGAACTTATAGAAAGTAGAAAGGAAAACTGTGAAAACCTGTAGTGTTTAGTTAGTAGTGAAGGCAATGAGCCCAGAGTTCTGCTCCTCCATAATTCCCCATGAACTGTTGCCTCAGGAGTTGACACTTCAAAAACACAGTTTGGAACCTGAGGGGGTTGGGTGAGAGGAGAGagttgaaaaagtgaaaattaaatctTAGTACTGGAGAGACAAGAATCATGTGCCTGGCCATTGGGGAGTGGCAGCGCCATCCTTTTATGAGAATACCAACATAACAAAGACTGCTTCTATTGGTAAATCTGTCATTCTTGAATTCCAGCTTTCTGGCATCTATGTTCAGCCTACCCTTCAGTGGGGAGAGTCCaccagaacttaaaaaaaaaaagtgcatataacaaagaaagactctggtaaaaatttaaaaattgttgtggGATTGTGTCAATATTGTTGTGATGGCCCGAGTTCAGCAGTCATTCCTTTCTTCTGGAATGTGGGACACACACAACTGATTTTATGATAAGTCTCCACAATAGTATGTTGCCATGTTTTTTTCCATGCAGTCTTATTGAGAAAATGGAGATATTCCTTGTCTTTGGGCAACAAGTCAGTGGTAGAACCTAGAATAGCAATATAGTCTGCTAATTTCTCTTCAGAAAATATTGTGGGTCTACAGGTGTCTTTTTTACCGTGCTGAAAGGTGAGCTGTTTATTTCATGTTCTTGTAATAGCAGAGAACATTCTGTTGCCAACAATGCTCTACTCAAAAAAGTctagatttttataaaattctgtttttttccccttctcataGGAACTAGGGATACTCTGGTTTCTGGTTTTACCTGTGTGAATGCGGGCAAACTGAATTTGAACGAACAGGCTGAACTTCAGATCTGGCTAAACACCTCGAAAAGTAGGCTTCAAATTATGTTACTTGAAAAAATATACTCAAATTCATGGAATTAATAGCTTAAAATCCACTGAGCAAGAAATAACATTTACTTAGTTCATAGTGAGTAATTTGTGTTTGAGCTCTGACAAATTATGGTAATCTTTACTACTGTAGGCCATAGAGatggtttccttctttctttctttcttttcctctctttcttttaaaaacactttggAGGGGAGCAAAATTGAAATATCCCAGCCATGGACACAAATATGTTTTCCAACAAAAATGTAGGTAGTTGTTCagttttatacttaaaaatacatttaaaaatattcagtcaCTAACTTTGCATGTGTTTACTAATAGAATGGCACTCACAGGCTTAAATTCACCCGATAGACCTGTCCTTGGGATGTTTTATGTAGCTGACACAGCCATCATCAAGCAGTACAATGTTCAGTTATCTCCACTAGTATGGTGCCCATCATGAGCTCCTTGTCATCTTGCATACAGCCCTTTAGAAATTCTTGTCTAACTTGAAATGATTGTACTTTTcaaagtccaaaaaaaaaaaaaatcaactattaAATTCAACTACAAATAGCAAACCAAACACAcagatttcctttctcttcccaaataaaaaaattcagtgcCATAAAGTACCTATTTTAGAAAGACTCAATTCATAATTCTCACTGCTTATATAATTCTAATTGGGAAACAAATTCTTTATTGATTATATAAGTTGCAAATATCTTCCCTCCAGTCTGTAGTTATCTTTTACTTAGTTTTTCATGTCTTTTGTCATACTAAAATTTCAGTGGTGCAATCAGTGTAtcagtttgtttttctgtaactgGTACTTAAAAAAATTCGTTGCTCTACCAAAGTCACAATGATAGTCTCCTGTATTGTCTTCTGAATAGTTTTAGTGTTTGTGCTTAGAGTTAGGTCTTCAGAGCACCTAGAATTTATGGTTATGTTTGGTAAAAGATAGGGATCTAATTTTTGATTCACATAAATTATCAATACAGTCAAATGTGCTAAAATAACACTGTCTAGAGCCAAAGACTCAGATTAGACTGAAAGTGACAAgtttttatattgaattttttaaagccttcaagattatgtatattttaattatttgtttcccTAAAAAGACACCATTAAAATGTATAAGCAAAAATTATTGGAAATACAGGGCCACATTGACCAAACCAGTATTATAGGGAGACATTTAATGCAACTATCTCAGAAATCAAAGATTAAGTAGACAAAAAAAGCTAATAAACTTCAACTTTAtatacatttgtgtgtatgtgtagtttTGTAGGCAGAAAATAGATATTAGAAAATTATCTTCAAATATCTATGGAGTGCTTCAAAAACTGTTAGGCCACATAGAAAAACTTACATGTTTTCTAAAAGTTATATAGGACATAGTTCCTGACCACAatgcaataaaattataaatgtaccACTAAAGAATAGCCAAAATTCTGTCcagttagaaattttaaaataccattgttAGAAAGGAGATTAAAGGGTAGATTACAGATTACTCGAAAATTAATAGCAGTGAGAACAGCCTATGGAATGTGGACAAagatatttaaaggaaaatgtataccttttaataaatttattggaTAATAAAAGGAATTGTTAAAAAAGTAATCATTCAGCTAAAGAggcataaaaaataaatgcaaaggaatCTAAAAGGAAGggattttttttatagtttaatgtattttaatagcaAACTTACAGGAACAGCACAGAAGACAGACATTAAAAACATGTGCTTGCATGTAGGACAACTCAGTTAGAAAAGTATAGTGAATGGATGGAATCTACTGCATGATAAAAATGCTACAAACACCATTTAGTTGCAGTCAATAAaaatttacttgttttaaaaaaaaatccaaatgctgCCATTGTCCAGAAAAATTTAACaggtttatttataattgttataaagTTGAACTGCTGAAACTTGTTCACTGAAACATTTTGACTTTCATTAATGCTTTATGTCCCCAcgtttatattaaaaattcacacacaaatgaaaatagaaaaactgCCAATACCTGATTTCTGTCCCCTATTTTCCACTTGTAATCATATACTTAGGtaccttttgaccccatggaaaaaaaatatctaaCGTTCAGAACTACCAATAACAGgaagaagataattttttttttttttaagaatgaaatgtTTCCCATCAACGCCAGCGCCGCCTCTAGCTCGCCGAGCTCCAGCCGAAGGAGAAGGAGGGTAAGTAAGGAGGTCCCTATACCATGGCTCCTACAAAGCAGACTGCCCGCAAATCGACCGGTGGTAAAGCACCGAGGAAGCAACTCGCTACAAAAGCCGCTCGCAAGAGTGCGCCCTCCACTGGAGGGGCGAAGAAACCTCATCGTTACAGGCCTGGTACTGTGGCACTCTGTGAAATTAGAAGTTATCAGAAGTCCACTGAACTTCTGATTCTCAAACTTCCCTTCCAGCGTCTGGTGCGGGAAATTGCTCAGGACTTCAAAACAGATCTGCGCTTCCAGAGCGCAGCTATTGGTGCTTTGCAGGAGGCAAGTGAGGCCTATCTGGTTGGCCTTTTTGAAGACACCAACCTGTGTGCTATCCAAGCCAAACGTGTAACAATTATGCCAAAAGACATCCAGCTAGCACGCCGCATACGTGGAGAATGTGCTTAAGAATCCACTATGATGggaaacatttcattctttaaaaggaagagataaataaattaaaaattggaATTTAATCCATGGTGTTATTTTGGATTAACTGATCTAATATTAGTTACAACATTTTGAAGTTTATTATATctgattcttttttcccttccttgttccctttttccttcttctctccctccctcctagcCTCTCTCTCCAAATAAAAATACCTCTGCCCGTTCATATTCTTTTCAGTGCTTTAGTATAAATCATGTCAGTTTTACCATGTAATGATTTACTTACATGTCTGTCTTCCCATCTAGACAGTGAGCTCTTAATAGTAGGAACCATATCTTAATCATCTTTGCATTTCCAGAACCCCATAGGTGCTTATCACATATCAGTGCGGCAAAATATAGACTGAGAATGTAACTTTGAACAACCAGATTTCTATAACTTGAACTAATTCTGCCTATTTTAGGTAAGACATTGCCATGTATTATTCtcttgaaataaaaaattgtgTCCGTAAATAATATTCTGCCCCCAgtggaaaaattttaatttataaaaacatctgtgctgtcctgtgcttagtcactcaagtggtgtcccactctttgtgaccccatggactgcctcacaccaggctcgtctgtccacggggattctccagacaagaatactagagagggttgccatgccctccccttagggatctttccgacccagggattgaacccaggtctcccgcattgcagatggattctttacagactgcgccaccagggaaataaaaacatctgacacattttcaaataatgcagaagcatataaaatagaaagtggCCGTCCTGTGGAAAAGGCCAGTGTCAGACATATGAAATGAATACAGTTGAGCATTACTGTGAAGGCACACTGGTTACTCTGCGCTAGGGGGCAGACCTGAACTGACATTTGGACGGTAATGCTGGACACAGAGAAACCTCCCTGCTGGGCAGTGACAAAATCACTACTTCAGACAGAAAGGAGAGAACTGCAGCATTTCCTATCAAAACTTTTGGAGGTTGGATTAATCTAATTGAACACTGgatgatttttatgatttattaatGTATTGAAATATACACATGAGGGGGAATGATGAACTGGTTTTCTCCATGGGAcacaaaaagaggaagaaagcatAAAATAACTTGAGCAGATGATTTACATTTACACAATGGGAGATTTTAAACTAGCAAAGGGAGGGATTATAAATcctaattttctttgtctttggagtttttaacattctaTTGCAACCTGGCATTATATAACTCTGTTTTGACTGATATTCTGCTAACTTTGGAGCCAGTTATAGTAGTTGACTGGATGATTTTTATGACTTATTAATGTCATATTAATGTCAGACACTTATTAATGTCTGACACTGGCCTTTTCCAGAGGACAGCCACGTTCTATTTTATATGTTTCTGGATTATTTGAAAATGTGTCAGATGTTTttattggaaaactcagtagtggccacaggactggaaaaggtcagttttcgttccaatcccaaagaaagacaatgccaaagaatgctcaaactactgcacaattgcactcatctcacatgctagtaaagtaatgctcaaaattctccaagccaggcttcaaagtatgtgaactgtgaacttccagatgttcaagctggttttagaaaaggcagaggaaccagagatcaaattgccaacatctgctggatcatggaaaaagcaagagagttccagaaacacatctatttctgctttattgactatgccaaagcctttgactgtgtggatcacaataaactgtggaaaattctgaaagagatgggaataccagaccacctaacctgccttttgagaaatctatatgcaggccaggaagcaacagttagaactggacatggaacaacagactggttccaaataggaaaaggagtacatcaaggctgtctattttcaccctgcttatttaacttatatgcagagtacatcatgagaaacaccgggctggaagaaacacaagctggactcaagatttccaggagaaatatcaataatgtcaaaaatgcagatgacaccaccataaggcagaaagtgaacaggaactaaaaagcctcttgatggaagtgaaagaggagagtgaaaaagttggcttaaagcttaacattcagaaaatgaagataatggcatctggtcctatcacttcatggcagatagatggggaaacagtggaaacagtggcttactttattttggggggctccaaattcactgcagatggtgattgcagccatgaaattaagacacttactcctttattaccaatctagatagcatattcaaaagcagagacattactttgtcaacaaaagtccgtctagtcaaggctatggtttttccagtggtcatgtatggatgtgagagttggactgtgaagaaggctgattgccgaagaattgatgcttttgaactgtggtgttggagaagactcttgagagtcccttggactgcaaggagatccaaccagtccattctgaaggagatcagccctggtatttctttggaaggaatgatgctaaagctgaagctccaatactttggccacctcatgtgaagagttgactcattggaaaaaactctgatgctgggagggattgggggcaggaggagaaggggacaaccgaggatgagatggctggatggcatcaccgactcgatggacgtgagtctgagtgaactccgggagttggtggtggacagggaggcctggtgtgctgtgattcatggggttgcaaagagtcagacacgactgagcgactgaactgaactgaactgatagtagctGTCTGAGCACAGTCCAGCCCCATCTGATTATGGAAATGTGAGGGGAAAAACAATGGCGAATGGTGAAGCCACAGTGGACAAgggtatggagtttcctcaaaaaattaaaaataaagctaccatataatccagcaattccacttctgagtattgaCATGAAGGAAACAAAACATTAGCTCTAAAACACATAtacactcccatgttcattgcagcattatttacaacagctaaaACATGAAAACAATCTAAATCTCTactgatggatgaatagataaagatatggtgtatatatatatatatgaaatattgtcATTCACAAAAACTTAAATGGACCTTGAGatcattatgctaagtgatataagtcaaacagagaatgacaaatatggTATGAtcacacttatatgtggaatcttaaaaatcaaaaccaaaacaagCTCATTGataacagagaacaaactggtgacTGCCagaggtaggaggtgggaggtgcAGAGAAAATGAGGGGTGTGAAATGGGTGAAgatagtcaaaaggtacaaacctccaactataaaaaatatagccacagggatataatgtacagcatggtgactatagtaaacattttattgcatatttgaaagttgctaagaaaatagatcttaaaagttctcatcacaagaaaaattcTGAAACCATGAATGGTGGTGGATGTTAataacttattgtggtgatcatttcacagtaaatacaaatatcaaatcattatgttgtacaactgaaacttatatgtcaattatacctcaaaagattaaaaaaaagagagaaaacaacaaatgaacagagaacagactggtggttgcctgAGATGGAGACAGGGTATGGGTAGGCAttgggtgaaatgggtgaagaTAGTCAAAAGTGCCaacttccagctataaaataaataagtcctggggataTAATGTGCAGCATGTGACTACAGTTAACAATGCTATATTGTTTAAgtaaaagttgctaagagagtagatcttaaaagttgtGATCACAAGGAAACAATTTTGTAACAGTGGATATTAATTGGACATTGTAGTGATCGTTTTGCAGTGCATACAGATGGGaatcactttgggcttccctagtggctcagatggtaaagaatttgcctgcaatgtgggagacctgggttcaatccctggtcaggaagatcccctggaagagggctttgccacccactccaatattcttgcctggagaatccccatggacagaggagcctcgaaggctgcagtccatgggtcacaaagagttggacacgactgagcgactctgcACAACACACAGTTGTGTATCTGAAATGAATATAATGCTATaggtcaattcagttcaattcagtcgctcagtcgtgtccgactttctgcaaccccatgaatcgcagcatgccaggcctccctgtccatcaccagctcccagagtacacccaaacccatgtccattgagttggtgatgccatccaaccatctcatcttctgtcgtcgtCTTctacttctgccctcaatctttcccatcatcagggtcttctcaaatgagtcagctcttcgcatcaggtggccaaagtattgagtttcagcttcaacatcagtccttccaatgaacacccaggatccatctcctttaggatggactggttggatccccttgaagtccaagggactctcaagagtcttctccaacaccacagttcaaattctttggcgctcagctttctttatagtccaactctcacatccatacattactacttgaaaaaccatagccttgactagacggacctttgttggcaaagtaatatctctgctttttaatatcctgtctaggttggtcataactttccttccaaggagtaagagtcttttaatttcatggctgcaatcaccatctgcagtgaatttggagccccccaaaataaagtaagccactgtttccccatctatttcccatgaagtgatgggaccggatgccatgatcttcgttttctgaacgttgagctttaagccaactttttgactctcctctttcacttacatcaagaggctctttagttcttcactttctgccataagggtggtgtcatctgcacatctgaggttattgctatttctcccggcaatcttgattccagcttgtgcttcttccagcccagcatttctcatgatgtactctgcatagacgttaaataagcagggtgacaatatacgtctcaatgaaaaagcaagcaagcaaacaaaaagtgaTAGAGAACTGTGAAATGCCTTGATTTTAGCCAGCTTCTCCCCAGCTTGTGCAAGGATGTGTACGC
Coding sequences:
- the LOC138083160 gene encoding histone H3.3A-like, which codes for MAPTKQTARKSTGGKAPRKQLATKAARKSAPSTGGAKKPHRYRPGTVALCEIRSYQKSTELLILKLPFQRLVREIAQDFKTDLRFQSAAIGALQEASEAYLVGLFEDTNLCAIQAKRVTIMPKDIQLARRIRGECA